AGAATGGGAATTATTACACGTGAAAAAATTCTTGAAAACAAGAGATGGACCTATGTTCTAAAAATCAAAAAGACTCCCGTCAGTACTGACTCTATTGAGAATGCACCATGTTTGGTGTGTCCTGTAGAACAAAAATGCTCACTTGATGGAGAAGTAAGTCCACGAACATGTCAGTGGATTGAAGAGTGGTCAATCAATGAACTCTCTAAACCAAAGAAAAAGAAAGAACAATGAAGCTGCTAGACGCAAAACGTGATCACTATAGAAAGCTGGCAAAGGAGCAAGGATATAGAAGCCGTGCAACATACAAACTGCTTGAGCTAAATAACTCGTATCGAATAATTGGTCCTGGATTCAATGTCGTGGATTTGGGGTGTGCGCCTGGTGGGTGGCTGCAAGCTGCAGTAAAGCTTGCTGGCAACAAGGGCCGTGTAGTTGGAATTGATACATCATACATGGATGAAGTAGATGGTGCCCATTTTATCAAAGGAAGCGTGGAGGATGAATCCGTTGTGGATGAAATTATTGAATATCTTGGAACAAAGGCAAACGCCGTAGTCTGTGATATTTCCCCGCAAATTACTGGTCACTGGTCGATGGATCATGCAAAGCAAATTTCTCTGAATTATTCTTGCTC
The Nitrososphaerota archaeon genome window above contains:
- a CDS encoding transcriptional regulator → MEKLTNRVCLFLANYDDGIVQSELWKKFKLTSRDGSRLALKLERMGIITREKILENKRWTYVLKIKKTPVSTDSIENAPCLVCPVEQKCSLDGEVSPRTCQWIEEWSINELSKPKKKKEQ
- a CDS encoding RlmE family RNA methyltransferase; protein product: MKLLDAKRDHYRKLAKEQGYRSRATYKLLELNNSYRIIGPGFNVVDLGCAPGGWLQAAVKLAGNKGRVVGIDTSYMDEVDGAHFIKGSVEDESVVDEIIEYLGTKANAVVCDISPQITGHWSMDHAKQISLNYSCSKIMDRVLAQKGNALFKVFDGEYSMEFRDYLKKKFVKVHLKKPNASRKPSSEMYFVCLGYGLG